A genome region from Oncorhynchus keta strain PuntledgeMale-10-30-2019 unplaced genomic scaffold, Oket_V2 Un_contig_5926_pilon_pilon, whole genome shotgun sequence includes the following:
- the LOC118381777 gene encoding nuclear receptor-binding factor 2 produces MEVVDSPLNLAHQQSRKADRLLAAGKYEEAISCHGKAAELLREAMKLTECEQAGLSMALQRDSHVKQQRLIEEKWKRTRQESNPMVLLSQPPGLVTNESPRHPEREYDTWLYLLKNKGSPPPPTPCPGSKAHKDDKTRLEEQQTTIASLRRHIDILLGENEKLTQDNERLRGENIRLKRDAADTDLLEKSELWVLPQSEERRNKDISIPNLPPLEMPTQDISLDDLPALELPEDIQHELQALLDRDDKL; encoded by the exons ATGGAGGTAGTGGACAGTCCTCTTAACCTC GCCCATCAGCAGTCCAGGAAGGCAGACCGCTTGTTGGCAGCTGGTAAATATGAAGAAGCTATTTCCTGCCATGGGAAAGCTGCAG agcTGCTGAGGGAAGCCATGAAGTTAACAGAGTGTGAACAG gcTGGTTTGTCCATGGCGCTCCAGAGAGACAGCCACGTGAAGCAGCAGCGTCTTATTGAGGAGAAGTGGAAGaggaccagacaggagagcaatCCCATGGTCCTCCTGAGCCAGCCCCCCGGCCTCGTGACCAACGAGTCCCCCCGCCACCCAGAGAGGGAGTACGACACCTGGCTGTACCTCCTGAAGAACAAGggctccccccctccccccacaccctgCCCCGGCAGCAAGGCCCACAAGGATGATAAGACCCGTCTGGAGGAGCAGCAGACCACCATCGCCAGCCTGCGGCGCCACATAGACATTCTGCTGGGAGAGAACGAGAAACTGACCCAGGACAACGAGCGCCTGCGAGGGGAGAACATCCGACTGAAGAGGGATGCAGCGGACACAGACTTACTGGAGAAATCAGAGCTGTGGGTTCTTccccagtcagaggagaggaggaacaagGACATCTCCATACCTAACCTGCCCCCTCTGGAGATGCCCACCCAGGACATCTCTCTGGACGACCTGCCTGCCCTGGAGCTCCCCGAGGACATCCAGCACGAACTGCAGGCGCTGCTGGACAGAGACGACAAGCTGTGA